The nucleotide sequence AAAGATGCCATTCAGGTCGTAATGGAAGACTTCTCTGATGATACCAAACCTGAACCTAGCGAACAAGATGGGTCTCAGTGGATTGGCTCTACAGTAACTGGATGGCTTAGTTTAGGTGGTGAAAACCCAGATGATAATCCCAAAGAAGACAACCCAGAACAAGAGTCTTTCAGGAGCAGGAAACTTGCTTTGGACATTGACGCGAACCAATTGAAGGAAGAGAAGAAAAATGCTGAAAACTCTGGCTGGTTTGGAGATGGACTGACTAGCGCCTTTGGTTTTGGTCAAAAAGCCCCAGAGGAGGAGAAGCCCATTGAAAAGGAAGTGGAAGAGCAACCCCCACCCTCTAACTCCTGGCTGAATATTGGCATTAGAGATGTCTTACATTTTGGTCAATCTAATCAGGATAAGGTTGAAGAGATAATAGAAGCAGCAGGCAGAGATGAATCGACAGGCACAATAGACCCACAGGACCTTGGCACAAGTCAGTCTCATCATGATGCCACAGTGGAGCAAATAAAAGAAACAGAGCACCAGAGAGATGATACCACTGGTAAGaaggcagagagaacagagacacacCCCTCAAAACCTGTTAAGGATTATAACCAAGAGGACCGTCATAGTCAGGAAAAAGATGGTGAGTTAAGAAAAGAGgaagatgcagggtggtatggtagCATCTATAACAATATTGTAGGCCTTTATGGAGAACAGGGTtatgttgaggaggaggaggatatacTTATAGCtgaggatgaagaggataaagATATCAGCCTTCAGTCAGAAACAGAGTCACAGTCTGTGTTCTCATCCATGTTTGACACTCTGGTATCACCGTTTCAGGCCGATACAACTAACAATTATAAAAATGCCCAAAGTGATCAGGTAATAGATATAAAACCGGCAGAAGCAGATGGAGATACAGAGACCTCCCTTACTTCTCAGGCGGCTATCCCATATGATTCTACTGAGGCTTCTGTAGGTAGGAAGGATGATAATGATGGTAATGACAGCAATGAGGTTCCACATCCCCCTCCATTAGATATAGATAAGGTTCAGAGTGCCAATAAAATACTTGAAACTAACAAGTATATGTCTTTGTCCCACGACCCTCAATTAAAAGACACAGCCGGAATAGTGAATCTTGAAGTTGATCCTGAAAAAGCTATAGCTGAGATGGAAGTTGTTGATCAAGAGGAATTTCCCTCCTCTGATCATTCCAAGAAGTGGCACGTTGAGACCGATCCCATAGATAACACAGGGTTAATAAACATTATCCTTGACCCAGTGTTAGACTCAACTATACTAAATGCTGACACTACAAGTAACAATCTTCTGTCTGATGAAGGTAATGATGATGGGGGACATTATATTGTGGACAAAGCATCTGAGATAGAGGAAGCAGATTCAACTAATGAagttactgagacagaggggataGAACCAAAGAAAATAGTTGAAGTTGAGAGAGACCACGGGGATGAAGATACTTTCTCTACACTTGTCTTTGAAAATACACAGAGCAATTCCGGACCCAATGCTAAAATTGAAATGTATCCTGACAGCTCAGATCTAGTTCCCCCTGAGACAGTAACAGGAAATGAACAGAGACGGACAGAAATCCTTGAGGAGGCAGGCACAGAAAACATGTTAGTGGAAGATTTCATTCATATCCACTGGGTGTCCCATGAATCTCAAAAAGACAGTGACGAGAAAAACGCCCTGAATGATAGATCTGGGATGACGGATGACCAGACGACAGCAAATGAGGACAGTAATCTGCCGCTAAATGACAGAAATCATACAGATGACAGTAATGAAATGCTGGAGGCATTCAAACAGCTACTTGGAAATAGCAAGTATATGTCTTTGTCCCACAACCCTCAATTACAGGACACAACCGGAATAGTGAATCTTGAAGATGATCGTGAAAAATCTATAGCTGAGATCAATGAAAATGATGAGCACGATTCTGCAGGTAGATTAGCGCTAGATGATGTCACTACTAATGAACCTGTCAGTTCCCAAGGAGGTGTAGAGCCAAAGCAATTAGTGTCGGACCCCAAACCAGACAATGAAGAGGATGTGAAAATATCAACTGTGCTCCCAGAAGCGCTTTTGCATGATAGTGATGAGAATGCCCTTAATCACCATCAAGAGAGTCCTGCTGCTGACCTTGCTGAAAATAGCCTGGATGATGCTGAGACTGATCATTCAGTTGGTCAGGATGCTTTAGAAGGATCGGGGATTCCAAATCTCTCTGATTCGATTCCTATTCAGACAAAAGCAGAAACACTGACAGAGGAGCTACCTAATGTGTCAGAGGATACATCTGTAATGCATGCTGAGGTAGAGGACATTGACATTGACACTACAGGTATTGAAGTGGTATCCTCCAATCAGAAAGGAGACGACAGTATTCTAGTGCCTCAGAGCCCAGCAGAAGATGACAATGGGGACAGAGTAGGGATGCTATATAGTCAGACAAGCATGCCAGGTACAGAGGATGCTTCAGTGCTGGAGGAGGGCACACATACACCTGACCCCCTTCTGCATGATGCCCAGGACCCTCACATAGCTGAACTTATCCTGAACTTATCTTTAGTTGAACCTGTCAGAGTTGATCTAGTCATTGAAAATGTATCAGGAGAGGAAATACATCATTTGATTACCTCAAGTGGGGATGGGGAAAGTAAGGACAAGAATGAGAATACATTAGAGGTACCAGATAAGAATGTTCATTTTGGAGACATAGATTCAGTTTTGCTGAAAGACTGGTTATCTTCTAACTATGAGGAAAGTAATTCCAATGTAATGGAAGTTGTTGATCAAGAGGAATTTTCCTCCTCTGATCATTTCAAGGAGTGGCACGTTGAGGCCGATCCTGTAGATAACATAGGGATGATAAACATTACCCTTGACCCAGTGTTAGACTCATCTATACTAAATGCTGACACTACAAGTAACAATCTTCTATCTGATAAAGGTAATGATGATGGGGGACGTTATATTGTGGACAAAGCATCTGAGATAGAGGAAGCAGATTCAACTAATGAagttactgagacagaggggataGAACCAAAGAAAATAGTTGAAGTTGAGAGAGACCATGGGGATCAAGCAACTCTCCCTACACATGTCTTAGAAAATACACAGAGCAGTTCCGGACCTGGTGCTAAAATTGAAATGTATCCTGACAGCTCAGAGCTAGTTCCCCCTGAGACAGAAATAGGAAATGAACAACGACAGACAGAAATCCTTGAGGAGGCAGACACAGAAAACATGTCAGTAGAAGATTTCATTCATGTCCACAGGGAGTCCCATGAATCTCAAAAAGACAGTGATGAGAAAAACGTCCCGAATGATAGATCTGGGATGACGAGTGACCAGACGACAGCAATTGAGGACAATAATCTGCCGCTAGATGACAGGAATCACATCTCATCAGTCAGTAGCCAGGAAGTACATTCAAAAGGGACCAAAGGATTGTATAATGAGATCACTCTAGAAAACGAGAGAGCACAGGAATTAGGCCTACAGGATAGGGAAACCAATGATGGACGAAATAGCTTTGATCAGTCACATGCAGTTCGTCAGCTTTCCCCCACTGATGAAGCTTATGATGTCATTACTCAATCAGAGAGAACAATAGAGCATGATGCATTGTATTCAGGTGAGAATTTCCTCTCAGACAGTTGGTCTAATTATCAAGAAGCAACAGATGTAAAGAGCACAATTAGTGATGAAGATAGGCAGCAGGATTTTGAAAACGTGGACGTGATTGAGAAGGTTGATTTTGAGAAAATCAGTTATAGGGATATTGAATCTATTCACAATGttgaaagagagggtgagactTCCACTTCTCACAGTGAACCCCCTGAAAAGCAAGACATGCCATCAGATCAGATAGTAGGCCTAGGCCACACTCAAGAAGAACTTGTGAACAAATCAACTTCTCACAGTGAACCCCTTGAAAATCAAGACATGCCATCTGACCAGTATTCAGTAGGGCCCCCTCAAGAGGAAATTACAGACACATCAGTCAACAAGGGTACTAGGAGTTTCTTTGAAAATGCAATGGACTTTTTGATCCCAAGCACTGACTCCAAAGACTTAGAAGACCCAGAACCAAaggggcaggaagaggaggaacaagAACCCCCACCTGATCTTCCTTACCTGGACCTCCATGAACCAGAACCACAGTCTCAGTCAACCTCAGTAGAAGACTCGATGAAAGCTACAGCATTTTTGAAAGAATACAAGAATATCCAAAAGCAAATCAGCACGGATGAAATAACTACTTTGTTGGACATGTTTGGGAAGCACAAATTCCTGTGGCTTGACTACAGCCTAGGAAGCTCAGAGACTTTTACTGATGGCCAAGATGGTGATAATGACCTAGCTATTATATCAGACTTTGAAAGGCTCCTGCAGTATCACATTGATGAGACAAAAACTCCATCTGGTGGAGTACTGGAGGATGAAGACAAATCCAGAAAATTTGTGTCATTACGAAAACTAGAAATACTCTTGTCAAACATAAAAAACAGATTCACCCAAGTGAAAGCACCTGTCAGTATAAAAGACAATCAAGGTACTACTCAAGTAGTATgagaaacatttatttattttggttgCATGTCTCTTCCATGTCTTTTGCATGTCAATATTGAAAAGGTTAGCAGTTGTCAAAGTGTATATCTGACAACCATTTATTGACAAGGTCTTACATGTTTTTAAAATGATTTGGTATCATAATGTCTATATGTTATCCAGCAGAAACAGACAAGACAATCTGCATCAATGATGATTGTTTCACTCGCAATGAAAACGAAGACCTAACCAACCTGAAAGGAGAACATTTCTCTGGGGAGGGAGACATCCAAACcccaacactaacagacaaaTGTAATGCATTTATGTCCATTCTTAAAATTAACATACTAATTATATAGATGAAATAGTTCCATCTGTGGCTGGTAAAAATATATGATCAATTATTATGACATTCAATATTGTGTTATGTATaccttttaaatatatttaacagATAAACCTGAGCCTGCAGTGATGGAATATCTTTTTTCTTCTGCACGTCAAGTCACTGGTGATGCTGTTGCTCATATGCTGACAGTAAAGGCTCTTCTAAAATGGCTCACTGTACAGGTAAGAAAGTTATATGACTACTATATCCCCCTTGTAATCTATTGAGATTAAATTAGCTAAACAGCCCGTACATTTAAAATGATTGGACTGCACTATGGATGTCTCCATCATCCTCAATAGAATGTCATAATTTTCCAAGATAGGGAACTTCGGTTGTGGCATTGGACTTAGACAAATACACACATGACAATAATCATTGACTAGATAGCTGGAAAAGCTGGTCCTTTAAAACCTCTGCTATGTGTCTCTGGTATGCAACATGTCATCTGCACTGCCCCTATGAGTCATCCAACACTTTGAGGAGTTGTAGTTGGCTCTGGCTTCAGTGACAAGGCTTTTCCCCGCACTATGGTAATGCAATAATAACATGAGGACTTTCAATTGAGAATACAAATGGAGGTTCAGGATGTTGACCAGGTGAGTAAAGGGTAGTGTTTTGGACACTGGGGACAGCACTGAAAAGCTACAGGAAAGGTCAACAcccaaccaacaacaacaacttgGCCTACTCTGATAGGGCAAGGCAGTTGACAGCAGAGGGACTTTGGTGACAATCTGTCTCAGCTGGAGAAAAAGGTCAATTTTTCCTTGACTATTTGAGAATAGGGATGGAGGTTGACTAATATGTGTTGTTTTCCCACAATTTGCATGTTTCGTCAGGTTCAGTGTAACTTTAAATACGCCTCAGTCTGCCAGAGTGGCGTTCTACGATTGGTGACGTTGAGAATATACCAACTCAACGTTAGGCAGGAAGTGGGAGTGTTCTAACAATTACAAATAACTCTTTTGATTGAAAAGTGAGATAACATATATTATTGTGTAGGATTACAATGATATAAATCAATAAATATTCGTTTTAGGAAAAATAACCGAAAGTGAGTCGTTTAAGTGAATTTGTCGTGCATAAAATAGCAACAGCCTCCACCGTACGTTTCAGCGTCATGACGTTACCCGCTACTACTATCAGGTCCAAGTAACAGCTGAGCATTCGTTTTTTCAATGTTAGCTAACAATAATCCTGAAAATAATATTTAAATGAAATATTCGACAAATGGAAGATCAAACAAGTGGCGAGACAGTCGCTACTCGAGTGACTGATTTCAAAATGACAGCAAGGACCTATTACACTCTTGCCTTGGAGAAAGCGAACGATGTGAGTCACGTGTCATTATATCTTACGTTAACTTGGACCCATCACTGCTAAAAACATCAACTGGTGTTATCAAGCAAGCTTGCCAACTAACGTTACTACATCATTTAATTCGTCAGAAAAGGCTTATCTAGCCAATGTCTCGTGTCTTGTTGGCTATGAGAGCACTGTTGCCTGGTAAGCTAGCGAAATACTTAGCTAGATAACTAGCTAACGGTTGTAGTTAGTTAGCTAtctaagtagctggctagctagttagcgtgttGAGGCTCCTAAAAGCATTGACAATCACTTTACGTTTGAACTATCATGTATCCACAATCCAGGGCCTGAAACAAAAATCTATAGCAGATCTATAATGATTATAAGTCATTTCTCTGATTTAGTTGATACTTTttcaaaattattattatttatttttttcctaCCTAGGTCCTGTTATCCCTTCCTGATGACATAAAGCCAGGTCCTGACCTGTATGGACTGCCATGGGAAGCTGTCATCGTCACTGCCTTACTAGGGTTGGGCACCCTCCTATTGTTCAGCTGCAGGTTCTACCAATGTGTAAGTTGTCTGATATTATTATCAGCATGCAAGTATAGGGATGAACAACCACGTTCTTTATTTTGATTGGAGAGTGACCAAGCTCACAAAATTGTTCCATTGTTTCCACAGATAAAGAGCAGACTGTATTCAAGCAAAGAGAGGCGGATGGGCCTGAAGGTGGCTGAACTATTAGATGAAAAGTGCAAAGTCCTTGGGACTTTGAGTGAGGTTCAACGAAATGTGAGGCCTATGTCAAATAAACCTGTGTGTGACTGACTAGATTGTCAAACTATTCAATGCAATTCCCTTTGAAATTACATGTTTTGTATGGACCTGTGTGTTATGAATGCCTTTGCTACTGTTTGTTTATTTATGTACCTTTTTAGTATGAAGAACTGCGAACTGCCCTGCGGAATAGTGGTGTTTTGGCTCATGTCGCAGAGATAGAGAATCTGGAGGTAAGACAGAGATACTACATGGTATGATTGTTCTCAATACTGAAGAGACATTTCCATATATCACAGCTAAATAACACTGCCAAGTGGTATAAAAGAACTTGGTGTGCATGTGACTTTCAAGTCCCAGTAAAACTATAATGGTGTCCTCCTCAGGTGATGTCCCAGAGGCTGAAACAGTCAAATACACAGCTTGGAAATGATATAGAAAAGTTAAAGGAGGACCTGAATATCCAAAGAGCGAGGAGGTTGCAGCAGGAGGAGACAGTGAGTTTGACTTAAGACTTTTTTTCTCATCCCCCTTTTCTGTGTTTTGATGTTTATGCTTTGACATGTTTCAGCTATTGTTATTATTTTCCTCTTTGCTCTCATATTTCAGTTTGTTTTTGAGATATGGTGTTGTGTGCAATTCTTCAGATTGCAGATATGCAGGAAACCTTGAAAACCCTAGAAGAAGAAACCAGGGACCTCAAGTCCCAGACAGAACAGGTCAAGTCTGATGTCCCCATTACAATGTTATATATTATGAACAAAATGTTAATTGTAATTCCTTCCCATAATGcattttaaatctgacacagtcAGAGCCAGGTTAGATGTAACTCATTCTGTTATCATTTCAGGCACAGACAACCCTGAAAATATTTGACATGAACAGTGAAAGGAATCAGAATAATCTGGAGGCAGCAAAAGAAGAGAAGGTGTTGCTCCAGGAGAAAAATGGCCAGGTATGTAACCTGACATCTAAAATGTCAATTTTCATTTATATCTAGGCAAATTCACAAATCAGAGCCATAGATACAGTATCTATGTGGGTGGCTCTGTCACTAATAGTGGTGTATACTCCAGTTCCATATCAGCCTTTGTTGCCATTAATGCAAAACAAAGCATTTGAAGTTTCTTGTTACACAAATAACCTGtatgggttgtcctgaacagaaagCAGAAAGTGTCCTATAGTCTGGTGGggtcctcaccctctcccctcttcccacAGCTGGTCCAGGAGGCAGAGGGCTGGGGGGAGCGGATGAGTgagctggaggaggagatgaggatgtGTGAGAGCTCCTACACTGGAATGCTGCAGGATGCTACCAACAAAGATGAGCGCATCAAGGTTTGCATTCATATTACTGCACTGGCAAAAACCACATGCAGTAAGATTTCTAAAACAAATATTTGTGTACCGTGCCCTGTACTGGAAAAACCAGTCAACACCCACTATGAAGATTACTTGGGGTTTCAACTGACCATAAGTTAAACACCCTAAATGGCTCAACCTATTTGATAATCTTCATAATGGAAATcctttattgcttatttaattaTAAtttgtatgatgtgtgtgtgtatatgtgtgtgtgtgtgtgtatttggacacccctttttgaatttggctatttcagccacacctgttgctgacaggtgtataaaatcaaacgcacagccatgcaatctccatagacaaacattggcagtcgaatggccttactgaagagcttagtgacttccaacgtggcactgtcataggatagcacctttccaacaagtcagtaaatcaaatttctgccttgctagagctcCCGCGGTAAgctctgttattgtgaagtggaaacatctaggagcaagtggcaggccacacaagctcacagaaagggaccACTGAATTGCTTAGCgtgtaaaaatagtctgtcctcggctTCAACACTCGaaaccaagttccaaactgcctctggactCAACGTCAGCAcaacacacaagcctaagatcactatgcgcaatgtcaagtgttggctggagtggttgtgtaaagcttgccgctatttgactctggaacagtggaaacgtgttatctggagtgatgaatcacgcttcaccatctggcaatctgacatacgaatctgggtttggggctgtttttcatggttctggttaggccccttagttccagtgacggGAAATCTTaatactacagcatacaatgacattgtagacaATTCTATGCTTccatctttgtggcaacagtttggggaaggccctttcctgtccAGCAtaatgcacaaagtgaggtccatacagaaatggtttgttaagatcagtgtggaagaactttactggcctgtacagagccctaacctcaatcccatTAAACACATTTTGGATGAATTGAAacaagagtggaggctgttagagcagcaaagggggggaccaactccttgttaacgcccatgattttggaatgaggtgttcaacaagcaggtgtcaAAGTGCTTTTGGACATGTCGTGTGTGATCTGTTGCATGTATACAACACAAGAAGTTCTCAAGACTAAAATAGAGTTTGAGTGGTAAAGCCTTCTTTCTCCATCAGTCCTTGACAGACTGCCTGTTGAAGATGAAGGACTGGGATTCAGTGCTGGAGGACGGCaccaacagagaggagaggagtgggacacAAGGGATAGAGAATGGAGAAGGACAAGGTGAGATTCTCTTGATGTACACAAGGCTGAccccattttatttatttttatttcacctttatttaaccaggtaggccagttgagaacaagttctcatttacaactgcaacctggccaagataaattaaagcagtgcgacataaacaacagagttacacatggaataaacaaacgtatagtcaataacacaatataaaaaaatctatgcacagtgtgtgcaaatgaggtaaggcaataaataggctgtCGTGGCGaattaattacaatttagcaatgaaacactggagtgatagatgtgcagaagataaatgtgcaagtagagatactgggtgcaaaggagcaaaataaataacagtatggggatgaggtagtttgatgggatatttacagatgggctatgtacaggtaatctgtgagctgctctgacagctgatgcttaaagttagtgagggagatatgagtctccagcttcagtgacttGTAATTCGTTCAAGTCAttgtcagcagagaactgtaaggaaaggaggaattggctttggaggTGTCGTGAcattgtattagttaatgtgacgactgctcatcgaatgattaaaggtttctaattgcgtgattaactgaatcaagcaattattaactcattaaccttgggcaccatgggaaaatgtattgagtttctatttcccaaattaacaaataatatcagaatatcgatttcacaacagccgctaattaactaGTTACCTCTACAGTCTCGTTCTGAACGTCGCATAATCCGGGAATCTGCATGGACCCGGGTcccaccaatgagttcgtaccacaccaatcttagttgagtatttatttactagaaacacaaaaacacattctaggctattgatt is from Oncorhynchus masou masou isolate Uvic2021 chromosome 32, UVic_Omas_1.1, whole genome shotgun sequence and encodes:
- the mia2 gene encoding cTAGE family member 5 isoform X3, which codes for MTGLSRVDMAASQIYIWIFTIFLFPTLTWGLLSDFKICGDSECESLLSRVRATRDHRGKDCRFLNFKKGDVIFVYHKLSGKRDDLWAGSIDRRFGYFPKDAVKVDEIYANTEKEVATQKQDFFCIDEYGSLIDNDSSEWDYEENLVSEFQEIAANDAQDSKTSKDAFLSQSFAQSSDETGNKDAIQVVMEDFSDDTKPEPSEQDGSQWIGSTVTGWLSLGGENPDDNPKEDNPEQESFRSRKLALDIDANQLKEEKKNAENSGWFGDGLTSAFGFGQKAPEEEKPIEKEVEEQPPPSNSWLNIGIRDVLHFGQSNQDKVEEIIEAAGRDESTGTIDPQDLGTSQSHHDATVEQIKETEHQRDDTTGKKAERTETHPSKPVKDYNQEDRHSQEKDGELRKEEDAGWYGSIYNNIVGLYGEQGYVEEEEDILIAEDEEDKDISLQSETESQSVFSSMFDTLVSPFQADTTNNYKNAQSDQVIDIKPAEADGDTETSLTSQAAIPYDSTEASVGRKDDNDGNDSNEVPHPPPLDIDKVQSANKILETNKYMSLSHDPQLKDTAGIVNLEVDPEKAIAEMEVVDQEEFPSSDHSKKWHVETDPIDNTGLINIILDPVLDSTILNADTTSNNLLSDEGNDDGGHYIVDKASEIEEADSTNEVTETEGIEPKKIVEVERDHGDEDTFSTLVFENTQSNSGPNAKIEMYPDSSDLVPPETVTGNEQRRTEILEEAGTENMLVEDFIHIHWVSHESQKDSDEKNALNDRSGMTDDQTTANEDSNLPLNDRNHTDDSNEMLEAFKQLLGNSKYMSLSHNPQLQDTTGIVNLEDDREKSIAEINENDEHDSAGRLALDDVTTNEPVSSQGGVEPKQLVSDPKPDNEEDVKISTVLPEALLHDSDENALNHHQESPAADLAENSLDDAETDHSVGQDALEGSGIPNLSDSIPIQTKAETLTEELPNVSEDTSVMHAEVEDIDIDTTGIEVVSSNQKGDDSILVPQSPAEDDNGDRVGMLYSQTSMPGTEDASVLEEGTHTPDPLLHDAQDPHIAELILNLSLVEPVRVDLVIENVSGEEIHHLITSSGDGESKDKNENTLEVPDKNVHFGDIDSVLLKDWLSSNYEESNSNVMEVVDQEEFSSSDHFKEWHVEADPVDNIGMINITLDPVLDSSILNADTTSNNLLSDKGNDDGGRYIVDKASEIEEADSTNEVTETEGIEPKKIVEVERDHGDQATLPTHVLENTQSSSGPGAKIEMYPDSSELVPPETEIGNEQRQTEILEEADTENMSVEDFIHVHRESHESQKDSDEKNVPNDRSGMTSDQTTAIEDNNLPLDDRNHISSVSSQEVHSKGTKGLYNEITLENERAQELGLQDRETNDGRNSFDQSHAVRQLSPTDEAYDVITQSERTIEHDALYSGENFLSDSWSNYQEATDVKSTISDEDRQQDFENVDVIEKVDFEKISYRDIESIHNVEREGETSTSHSEPPEKQDMPSDQIVGLGHTQEELVNKSTSHSEPLENQDMPSDQYSVGPPQEEITDTSVNKGTRSFFENAMDFLIPSTDSKDLEDPEPKGQEEEEQEPPPDLPYLDLHEPEPQSQSTSVEDSMKATAFLKEYKNIQKQISTDEITTLLDMFGKHKFLWLDYSLGSSETFTDGQDGDNDLAIISDFERLLQYHIDETKTPSGGVLEDEDKSRKFVSLRKLEILLSNIKNRFTQVKAPVSIKDNQAETDKTICINDDCFTRNENEDLTNLKGEHFSGEGDIQTPTLTDKFTGDAVAHMLTVKALLKWLTVQVLLSLPDDIKPGPDLYGLPWEAVIVTALLGLGTLLLFSCRFYQCIKSRLYSSKERRMGLKVAELLDEKCKVLGTLSEVQRNYEELRTALRNSGVLAHVAEIENLEVMSQRLKQSNTQLGNDIEKLKEDLNIQRARRLQQEETIADMQETLKTLEEETRDLKSQTEQAQTTLKIFDMNSERNQNNLEAAKEEKVLLQEKNGQLVQEAEGWGERMSELEEEMRMCESSYTGMLQDATNKDERIKSLTDCLLKMKDWDSVLEDGTNREERSGTQGIENGEGQDNHQRRRIQKLIHAAKMNADLKSVDEDKDRVFAKLADEVKAKEDLQEGIKKLENEKASLQTDSEKYTGQVQTLQQKLQIMTEMYQENELKLHRMLTVEERERLQKDEKLTKADKSITLAVEELNSYRQRAQDLEDELEKTNQAYKTQITSQEKKAHNNWLAARGADRDLAEVKRENAHLRQKLTDTQFKLDVVEKDPYTLDNMDRPLFRGERSPYGPSPLHRPASENRAFLSPPTLMDGPLRLSPNFPPMGPGGRVSRGLLDPPGGVDSDRSGGPHSDSGSISPTWERDRRGPPIHPPGYMYLDTGLPYRRPLPGALPMGPLPPRGPGPAEPHSFGHQPDSSFMGNSMGPGENERDSHLSAPGDLRMGPPLLVPPGMGPLPPMDHRDPYFARKGPYGPPDFFSPRGPAPMGMRGPPPPGMFGRVPPPPPQHMGYPPMRTHPDSFPPGPPPRPSPPGSEVSSDQSPSPHDVI
- the mia2 gene encoding cTAGE family member 5 isoform X1, whose amino-acid sequence is MTGLSRVDMAASQIYIWIFTIFLFPTLTWGLLSDFKICGDSECESLLSRVRATRDHRGKDCRFLNFKKGDVIFVYHKLSGKRDDLWAGSIDRRFGYFPKDAVKVDEIYANTEKEVATQKQDFFCIDEYGSLIDNDSSEWDYEENLVSEFQEIAANDAQDSKTSKDAFLSQSFAQSSDETGNKDAIQVVMEDFSDDTKPEPSEQDGSQWIGSTVTGWLSLGGENPDDNPKEDNPEQESFRSRKLALDIDANQLKEEKKNAENSGWFGDGLTSAFGFGQKAPEEEKPIEKEVEEQPPPSNSWLNIGIRDVLHFGQSNQDKVEEIIEAAGRDESTGTIDPQDLGTSQSHHDATVEQIKETEHQRDDTTGKKAERTETHPSKPVKDYNQEDRHSQEKDGELRKEEDAGWYGSIYNNIVGLYGEQGYVEEEEDILIAEDEEDKDISLQSETESQSVFSSMFDTLVSPFQADTTNNYKNAQSDQVIDIKPAEADGDTETSLTSQAAIPYDSTEASVGRKDDNDGNDSNEVPHPPPLDIDKVQSANKILETNKYMSLSHDPQLKDTAGIVNLEVDPEKAIAEMEVVDQEEFPSSDHSKKWHVETDPIDNTGLINIILDPVLDSTILNADTTSNNLLSDEGNDDGGHYIVDKASEIEEADSTNEVTETEGIEPKKIVEVERDHGDEDTFSTLVFENTQSNSGPNAKIEMYPDSSDLVPPETVTGNEQRRTEILEEAGTENMLVEDFIHIHWVSHESQKDSDEKNALNDRSGMTDDQTTANEDSNLPLNDRNHTDDSNEMLEAFKQLLGNSKYMSLSHNPQLQDTTGIVNLEDDREKSIAEINENDEHDSAGRLALDDVTTNEPVSSQGGVEPKQLVSDPKPDNEEDVKISTVLPEALLHDSDENALNHHQESPAADLAENSLDDAETDHSVGQDALEGSGIPNLSDSIPIQTKAETLTEELPNVSEDTSVMHAEVEDIDIDTTGIEVVSSNQKGDDSILVPQSPAEDDNGDRVGMLYSQTSMPGTEDASVLEEGTHTPDPLLHDAQDPHIAELILNLSLVEPVRVDLVIENVSGEEIHHLITSSGDGESKDKNENTLEVPDKNVHFGDIDSVLLKDWLSSNYEESNSNVMEVVDQEEFSSSDHFKEWHVEADPVDNIGMINITLDPVLDSSILNADTTSNNLLSDKGNDDGGRYIVDKASEIEEADSTNEVTETEGIEPKKIVEVERDHGDQATLPTHVLENTQSSSGPGAKIEMYPDSSELVPPETEIGNEQRQTEILEEADTENMSVEDFIHVHRESHESQKDSDEKNVPNDRSGMTSDQTTAIEDNNLPLDDRNHISSVSSQEVHSKGTKGLYNEITLENERAQELGLQDRETNDGRNSFDQSHAVRQLSPTDEAYDVITQSERTIEHDALYSGENFLSDSWSNYQEATDVKSTISDEDRQQDFENVDVIEKVDFEKISYRDIESIHNVEREGETSTSHSEPPEKQDMPSDQIVGLGHTQEELVNKSTSHSEPLENQDMPSDQYSVGPPQEEITDTSVNKGTRSFFENAMDFLIPSTDSKDLEDPEPKGQEEEEQEPPPDLPYLDLHEPEPQSQSTSVEDSMKATAFLKEYKNIQKQISTDEITTLLDMFGKHKFLWLDYSLGSSETFTDGQDGDNDLAIISDFERLLQYHIDETKTPSGGVLEDEDKSRKFVSLRKLEILLSNIKNRFTQVKAPVSIKDNQAETDKTICINDDCFTRNENEDLTNLKGEHFSGEGDIQTPTLTDKYKPEPAVMEYLFSSARQVTGDAVAHMLTVKALLKWLTVQVLLSLPDDIKPGPDLYGLPWEAVIVTALLGLGTLLLFSCRFYQCIKSRLYSSKERRMGLKVAELLDEKCKVLGTLSEVQRNYEELRTALRNSGVLAHVAEIENLEVMSQRLKQSNTQLGNDIEKLKEDLNIQRARRLQQEETIADMQETLKTLEEETRDLKSQTEQAQTTLKIFDMNSERNQNNLEAAKEEKVLLQEKNGQLVQEAEGWGERMSELEEEMRMCESSYTGMLQDATNKDERIKSLTDCLLKMKDWDSVLEDGTNREERSGTQGIENGEGQDNHQRRRIQKLIHAAKMNADLKSVDEDKDRVFAKLADEVKAKEDLQEGIKKLENEKASLQTDSEKYTGQVQTLQQKLQIMTEMYQENELKLHRMLTVEERERLQKDEKLTKADKSITLAVEELNSYRQRAQDLEDELEKTNQAYKTQITSQEKKAHNNWLAARGADRDLAEVKRENAHLRQKLTDTQFKLDVVEKDPYTLDNMDRPLFRGERSPYGPSPLHRPASENRAFLSPPTLMDGPLRLSPNFPPMGPGGRVSRGLLDPPGGVDSDRSGGPHSDSGSISPTWERDRRGPPIHPPGYMYLDTGLPYRRPLPGALPMGPLPPRGPGPAEPHSFGHQPDSSFMGNSMGPGENERDSHLSAPGDLRMGPPLLVPPGMGPLPPMDHRDPYFARKGPYGPPDFFSPRGPAPMGMRGPPPPGMFGRVPPPPPQHMGYPPMRTHPDSFPPGPPPRPSPPGSEVSSDQSPSPHDVI